One genomic segment of Oncorhynchus nerka isolate Pitt River linkage group LG16, Oner_Uvic_2.0, whole genome shotgun sequence includes these proteins:
- the LOC115124192 gene encoding CDGSH iron-sulfur domain-containing protein 1-like — MSSNVSLSKGELAAAIGVTAGATAAGILLFQYLSKGSGVKPKVNLDLQKDNPKVVHAFDIEDLGDKAVYCRCWRSKKFPYCDGAHAKHNQETGDNVGPLIIKRKEA, encoded by the exons ATGAGTTCAAACGTTTCCTTGTCAAAAG GGGAGTTGGCGGCAGCCATCGGTGTGACTGCAGGAGCTACAGCTGCGGGCATCCTCCTCTTCCAGTACCTCTCCAAGGGGTCAGGGGTCAAGCCCAAGGTCAACTTGGACCTGCAGAAAGACAACCCCAAAGTGGTGCACGCTTTCGACATCGAGGACCTCGGGGATAAGGCGGTGTACTGCAGGTGTTGGAGATCTAAGAAG TTTCCCTACTGTGATGGTGCTCATGCTAAACACAACCAGGAGACGGGGGATAACGTCGGTCCTCTCATCATAAAAAGAAAGGAGGCCTGA